One segment of Methanolinea sp. DNA contains the following:
- a CDS encoding type II secretion system F family protein — translation MKEFLEALYLKYDVRREYFTIGLPVAVAVLLVAASLLTGFAALPGQEKKAEVSDRQKAYEEFLKQMEGEEGGESTGVTLPVTSEEQQPEAKPVGIDHVLVIATLVAITPYALDVTLEKRRTRRKEELYCEFLFKLSELMRGGLDPIKSVRELSKTDLGILTPHVRLAATALAYGKSFEEAMRAMTRTLKSELIARYTLLVVEASYSGGSTADLILKASEDMRSLIGIEREKEGNLAQYTFIFYFAQGIIFFIVLTLTTSLLPFLQDLGAVSFLGKGNQLKDLDFTAGFFHLVMVNAFFGGLIIGKISEGEARHGLKHSAVLMAAGYVACVTLLIPAAQGPPPGEVTIKVISGAGQKGYPGLPLPEEVVVAVLDKEGKPRENAEVRFSIGPSGTVKPDSGRTGADGRISARVILGQEEGAYSLSVTCEGVTATVPFVARGE, via the coding sequence ATGAAGGAATTCCTCGAAGCCCTGTACCTGAAGTACGACGTCCGGCGCGAGTACTTCACCATCGGCCTCCCGGTCGCGGTCGCGGTCCTCCTCGTCGCGGCCTCGCTCCTCACCGGTTTTGCCGCGCTCCCCGGGCAGGAGAAGAAGGCAGAGGTCTCGGACCGGCAGAAGGCCTACGAGGAGTTCCTCAAGCAGATGGAGGGAGAGGAGGGCGGGGAATCGACAGGGGTGACGCTGCCCGTCACATCCGAGGAACAGCAGCCCGAGGCGAAACCCGTCGGCATAGACCACGTCCTCGTCATCGCGACCCTCGTCGCGATCACGCCCTACGCTCTCGACGTCACCCTCGAGAAGCGGCGGACGCGCCGGAAGGAGGAGCTGTACTGCGAGTTCCTCTTCAAGCTCTCCGAGCTGATGCGGGGCGGCCTTGACCCCATCAAGTCCGTGCGCGAGCTCTCAAAGACGGACCTCGGGATCCTCACGCCCCACGTCCGGCTCGCCGCGACCGCGCTCGCCTACGGCAAGTCCTTCGAGGAGGCGATGAGGGCGATGACGAGGACGCTGAAGAGCGAGCTCATCGCGCGCTACACCCTCCTCGTGGTCGAGGCCTCGTACAGCGGCGGGTCGACGGCCGACCTCATCCTCAAGGCCTCCGAGGACATGCGCAGCCTCATCGGGATCGAGAGGGAGAAGGAGGGGAACCTCGCCCAGTACACGTTCATCTTCTACTTCGCGCAGGGGATCATCTTCTTCATCGTCCTCACGCTCACGACGTCCCTCCTCCCCTTCCTCCAGGACCTCGGCGCGGTCTCGTTCCTCGGCAAGGGCAACCAGCTCAAGGACCTCGACTTCACGGCGGGGTTCTTCCACCTCGTGATGGTGAACGCGTTCTTCGGGGGGCTCATCATCGGGAAAATAAGCGAGGGCGAGGCCCGCCACGGGCTCAAGCACTCCGCGGTCCTCATGGCCGCGGGCTACGTCGCCTGCGTGACGCTCCTCATCCCCGCCGCGCAGGGGCCGCCGCCGGGGGAGGTCACCATTAAGGTGATCTCGGGCGCCGGGCAGAAGGGCTACCCCGGGCTCCCGCTCCCGGAAGAGGTGGTCGTCGCGGTCCTCGACAAGGAGGGCAAACCGAGGGAGAACGCGGAGGTCCGGTTCTCGATCGGCCCGTCGGGCACCGTGAAGCCAGACTCGGGGAGGACGGGAGCGGACGGGAGGATCTCCGCGAGGGTCATCCTCGGGCAGGAGGAGGGGGCGTATTCGCTCTCCGTGACCTGCGAGGGCGTCACGGCGACCGTTCCCTTCGTCGCGAGGGGGGAGTGA
- a CDS encoding DUF523 and DUF1722 domain-containing protein — protein MAGITERTFARPRVVVSRCIEFDPCRYDGSRIPSREVALLKEHAECIPVCPEVEIGLGVPRPAVRLVRVGEADRLVQPATGRDVTDAMVRFTAEFLGGLPPVDGFILKGGSPTSGPRNVKVYPGPGRSAASGRAVGLFAREVLRRFPLLPVEDEQRLRNGRIRDHFLTRIFTLASFREVEQAGDPGRLVAFHAENKLLLLAHSQDLARRMGRLLSVRGSVDREALFGAYRAMLCEALARVPRYTQNVNVLLHVLGHFRDRVTRGERDHCLRLIARYREGTARLAEPRDLLRSWVIRFREESLVDQTFFAPFPPALGSLPDEITDRGRDMFGDGPRR, from the coding sequence GTGGCAGGTATTACGGAGAGGACCTTTGCCCGCCCCCGCGTCGTCGTCAGCCGCTGCATCGAGTTCGATCCCTGCCGGTACGACGGGTCGCGCATCCCGTCGCGGGAGGTCGCCCTCCTTAAGGAGCACGCGGAGTGCATCCCCGTCTGCCCGGAGGTCGAGATCGGCCTTGGCGTCCCCCGGCCGGCGGTCCGGCTCGTGCGGGTCGGGGAGGCCGACCGCCTCGTCCAGCCCGCGACGGGGAGGGACGTGACGGACGCGATGGTGCGGTTCACGGCGGAGTTCCTCGGGGGACTCCCGCCGGTCGACGGGTTCATCCTGAAAGGGGGGTCGCCCACGTCCGGGCCGAGGAACGTGAAGGTCTACCCCGGCCCCGGGAGGTCCGCGGCGAGCGGCAGGGCGGTAGGCCTCTTCGCGCGCGAGGTCCTGCGGAGGTTCCCCCTCCTCCCCGTCGAGGACGAGCAGAGGCTCCGGAACGGGAGGATTCGCGACCACTTCCTCACCCGCATCTTCACGCTCGCCTCGTTCCGCGAGGTCGAGCAGGCGGGCGACCCCGGGAGGCTCGTCGCGTTCCACGCGGAGAACAAGCTCCTCCTCCTCGCGCACAGCCAGGACCTCGCGCGGAGGATGGGGAGGCTCCTTTCCGTGAGGGGGTCGGTGGACCGGGAGGCCCTCTTCGGCGCGTACCGCGCGATGCTCTGCGAGGCGCTCGCGCGGGTCCCCCGGTACACCCAGAACGTCAACGTCCTCCTCCACGTCCTCGGGCACTTCAGGGACCGCGTGACGAGGGGGGAGAGGGATCACTGTCTCCGCCTGATCGCACGCTACAGGGAGGGGACCGCGCGCCTCGCGGAGCCCCGCGACCTCCTCCGCTCGTGGGTGATACGCTTCCGCGAGGAGAGCCTCGTGGACCAGACCTTCTTTGCCCCCTTCCCGCCCGCGCTGGGGAGCCTGCCCGACGAGATCACCGACAGGGGGAGGGACATGTTCGGGGACGGTCCCCGGCGATGA
- a CDS encoding glycine betaine ABC transporter substrate-binding protein: MRRLFNAPACILVAYALASAGCTVTSTAPPRTIVIGVMLFNGQYILGEMVALLLKQEDNETEVRSGMNNAGLYEATKAGIVDAYVDYTSAPSAPA, encoded by the coding sequence ATGAGACGCCTGTTCAACGCCCCGGCGTGCATCCTCGTCGCGTACGCCCTCGCCTCTGCCGGATGCACGGTGACCAGCACCGCGCCACCGCGGACCATCGTGATCGGCGTGATGCTGTTCAACGGGCAGTACATCCTCGGCGAGATGGTCGCCCTCCTCCTCAAACAGGAGGATAACGAGACGGAGGTCCGGTCGGGGATGAACAACGCGGGCCTCTACGAGGCCACGAAGGCCGGGATCGTCGACGCGTACGTGGACTACACGAGCGCGCCGTCTGCGCCCGCCTGA
- a CDS encoding type II secretion system F family protein yields MAEPGILERYKKLCYVLGRGLDRSPNPTIARMLYQVDAEMTPGMFMSLWMGTTVLSGAVMLCAGLILFVAPFSPFRLEEPLAYVALFPAIGVCGVGLGFPFFLQAQISNKKMDIERKLPYALSFMSILASSGATPLDTIRRVAREDYGHISNEFKKVLFRTDVLGEDLVTAMHSLVNNTPSEIFRDICIDITNIIYSGGGLKGYLEGKSKELMAIRRQIYKEFVESLAVFGEGYLGGVVMIMTLSVLGIVISGALGIELGPLTPRQMFDLLVYVLIPVINIVFLQMLAVKYSTTP; encoded by the coding sequence ATGGCAGAACCGGGAATTCTCGAACGGTACAAGAAACTCTGCTACGTTCTCGGGAGGGGGCTCGACCGCTCGCCGAACCCCACCATCGCCCGGATGCTCTACCAGGTGGACGCCGAGATGACGCCCGGGATGTTCATGTCCCTCTGGATGGGGACGACCGTCCTTTCCGGCGCGGTCATGCTCTGCGCGGGGCTGATCCTCTTTGTCGCGCCTTTCAGCCCGTTCCGGCTGGAAGAGCCCCTCGCGTACGTCGCCCTCTTCCCCGCGATCGGGGTCTGCGGGGTGGGGCTCGGCTTCCCGTTCTTTCTCCAGGCGCAGATCTCGAACAAGAAGATGGACATCGAGAGGAAGCTCCCCTACGCCCTCTCGTTCATGTCGATCCTCGCGAGCTCCGGCGCGACGCCGCTCGACACCATCCGCCGGGTGGCGAGGGAGGACTACGGGCACATCTCGAACGAGTTCAAGAAGGTCCTCTTCCGCACGGACGTGCTCGGGGAAGACCTCGTCACCGCGATGCACTCCCTCGTGAACAACACGCCCTCCGAGATATTCCGCGACATCTGCATCGACATCACGAATATCATCTACAGCGGGGGCGGCCTGAAGGGCTACCTCGAGGGCAAGTCCAAGGAACTGATGGCCATCCGCCGGCAGATCTACAAGGAGTTCGTCGAGTCCCTCGCGGTCTTCGGGGAAGGGTACCTCGGGGGCGTCGTCATGATCATGACCCTCTCGGTCCTCGGGATCGTCATCTCCGGCGCGCTCGGGATCGAGCTCGGCCCCCTCACCCCGCGGCAGATGTTCGACCTCCTCGTGTACGTCCTCATCCCCGTCATCAACATCGTCTTCCTCCAGATGCTCGCGGTGAAGTACTCGACCACGCCCTGA
- a CDS encoding type 1 glutamine amidotransferase has protein sequence MTLREVTVIQHAENEGSGYLGEIARGMGFLMRCVPLHETGEIPPVTSTHLVLLGGPMSVNDEREYPWLAAEKSLVRGWIAAGRPVLGICLGAQLIASALGAAVRPCEPEIGWSFVTRTRQDFLPGLPATFPVFQMHGETFDLPAGAERVFRGEKVRNQGLRVGSALGLQFHVEITAGMVEDWVSDLPRGEREEQRELTARYIPESHAACRVIAEKFFSAPGTGFSWG, from the coding sequence ATGACGCTGCGGGAAGTCACGGTGATCCAGCACGCGGAGAACGAGGGGAGCGGGTACCTCGGGGAGATCGCCCGCGGGATGGGATTTTTGATGCGGTGCGTCCCCCTCCACGAGACGGGGGAGATCCCCCCGGTCACGTCCACGCACCTCGTCCTGCTTGGCGGCCCGATGAGTGTCAACGACGAGCGGGAATACCCATGGCTCGCCGCGGAGAAGAGTCTGGTCCGCGGGTGGATCGCGGCAGGCCGCCCCGTCCTCGGGATCTGCCTTGGCGCGCAGCTGATCGCCTCTGCACTCGGCGCCGCGGTCCGGCCCTGCGAGCCCGAGATCGGGTGGTCTTTCGTCACCCGCACGCGGCAGGATTTCCTGCCCGGACTCCCCGCGACGTTCCCGGTCTTCCAGATGCACGGCGAGACTTTCGACCTGCCGGCGGGAGCAGAACGCGTGTTCCGCGGGGAAAAGGTGAGGAACCAGGGACTACGCGTGGGCAGTGCACTCGGCCTCCAGTTCCACGTCGAGATCACTGCCGGGATGGTGGAGGACTGGGTGTCGGACCTCCCGCGCGGGGAACGGGAGGAACAGCGCGAACTGACCGCGCGGTACATCCCGGAGAGCCATGCCGCCTGCAGGGTCATCGCGGAGAAGTTCTTCTCCGCGCCGGGCACGGGCTTTTCGTGGGGGTAG
- a CDS encoding ABC-ATPase domain-containing protein → MHDAGADAFLGAILALGGDRRWEVDRAAVRRDVTAYAVRSPDGEDLVFSLPVVVRRQILSEFSLDPRGSAGAVALVIERAKERARTDRALGPLAGRGTRSPHRFAAWSEPYTIVSSPAALASHIWHAGGHNRAGPAGIHLVVAGAVPCPDGPPPRAAREFAGTVEEYCGAIADVAFSVPDREIEAAWLLALDQEILREKLPGLGLVSFVGDGSRLARTLTRHRCIPRVAGPKEGVSVPFACPEALSPVEVELPASNRTATGLGIRRREVFAVAGSNAEGKTTFLEGILSGVDTHAAGDGREMVVTVPGACTAEATQAVLSGADVSMFFSRLPPGMGGTVHAASGLGSGSVSMAYQVQRAISRGCPLLLVDEDRSAPNLLVRSALQGDGVTPLSEIVSRHRGRLGDTALVIAACAMDTLVAHADRIMVLEGHAARAVDRERFRREVALALERAAAELRGGPRVARADGSVDGLHAAGERPGPRG, encoded by the coding sequence ATGCACGACGCCGGCGCAGACGCGTTCCTCGGGGCGATCCTCGCGCTCGGCGGGGACCGCCGGTGGGAGGTCGACAGGGCGGCGGTGAGGCGGGACGTGACGGCGTACGCTGTCCGGTCGCCGGACGGAGAGGACCTCGTCTTCTCCCTCCCGGTCGTCGTCCGCAGGCAGATCCTCTCCGAGTTTTCGCTCGACCCGCGGGGATCGGCGGGGGCCGTCGCCCTCGTGATCGAGCGCGCGAAGGAGAGGGCGCGGACGGACCGGGCACTCGGTCCGCTCGCCGGGCGGGGCACGCGCTCCCCCCACCGTTTCGCGGCGTGGAGCGAACCGTATACAATCGTTTCGTCGCCCGCGGCGCTCGCGTCCCACATCTGGCACGCGGGCGGGCACAACCGTGCCGGCCCGGCCGGGATCCACCTCGTCGTGGCAGGGGCGGTCCCCTGCCCGGACGGGCCCCCGCCCCGGGCGGCGCGGGAGTTTGCGGGGACCGTCGAAGAGTACTGCGGGGCGATCGCGGACGTCGCGTTCTCGGTCCCTGACCGCGAGATCGAGGCGGCATGGCTTCTTGCCCTCGACCAGGAGATCCTCAGGGAGAAACTCCCCGGCCTCGGCCTCGTCTCCTTCGTCGGGGACGGGTCGCGGCTCGCGCGCACCCTCACGCGGCACAGGTGCATCCCCCGCGTCGCAGGGCCCAAGGAAGGCGTCTCCGTCCCCTTCGCGTGCCCCGAAGCGCTCTCGCCCGTCGAGGTCGAGCTCCCGGCGAGCAACCGCACGGCAACAGGCCTGGGGATACGGAGGCGAGAGGTCTTCGCCGTCGCGGGCTCGAACGCCGAGGGGAAGACGACGTTCCTCGAGGGGATTCTCTCCGGCGTGGACACGCACGCCGCGGGGGACGGGAGGGAGATGGTCGTCACCGTGCCAGGCGCCTGCACCGCGGAGGCAACGCAGGCCGTCCTCTCGGGGGCGGACGTGAGCATGTTCTTCTCCCGGCTCCCCCCCGGGATGGGCGGGACCGTGCACGCCGCGTCAGGCCTCGGGAGCGGCTCGGTGAGCATGGCGTATCAGGTCCAGCGGGCGATCTCGCGCGGGTGCCCCCTCCTCCTCGTCGACGAGGACAGGTCCGCACCCAACCTCCTCGTGCGGAGCGCGCTGCAGGGCGACGGCGTCACCCCCCTCTCCGAGATCGTCTCCCGCCACCGCGGGAGGCTCGGGGACACCGCGCTCGTCATCGCGGCCTGCGCGATGGACACGCTCGTCGCCCACGCGGACAGGATCATGGTCCTCGAGGGGCACGCCGCGCGGGCCGTCGACAGGGAGAGGTTCCGGCGGGAGGTTGCCCTCGCCCTCGAGCGGGCCGCCGCGGAACTGCGGGGAGGGCCGCGGGTGGCGCGGGCGGACGGGTCTGTAGACGGGCTGCACGCGGCGGGGGAAAGACCCGGTCCGCGGGGATGA
- a CDS encoding ABC transporter ATP-binding protein, which produces MIVARDLVKVYGTGPTQVRALRGVSVEIRRGEFVGIMGPSGSGKSTLLHMFGLLDRPTSGSLSVDGVDVGRLGERERTRFRLFRLGYVFQDYALIPELTAKENVYLPSMVRGMTPGECTRACTEILGLVGLGDRVHHLPGQLSGGEQQRVAIARALVHRPALLLADEPCANLDTQNSRVILDLFRKLNRELGQTIVMVSHEEWHKQYFDRTLEMRDGLIEGEEEGGAAGK; this is translated from the coding sequence ATGATCGTCGCGCGCGACCTCGTGAAGGTCTACGGGACGGGGCCCACGCAGGTGCGGGCGCTGCGGGGGGTCTCGGTCGAGATCCGGAGGGGTGAGTTCGTCGGCATCATGGGGCCGAGCGGGAGCGGGAAGTCGACCCTCCTCCACATGTTCGGCCTCCTCGACCGGCCGACGAGCGGGTCGCTCTCGGTAGACGGGGTCGACGTCGGGCGGCTCGGCGAGCGGGAGAGGACCCGTTTCCGCCTCTTCCGGCTCGGGTACGTCTTCCAGGACTACGCGCTCATCCCCGAGCTCACGGCGAAGGAGAACGTGTACCTCCCGTCCATGGTCCGCGGGATGACGCCGGGGGAGTGCACCCGCGCCTGCACCGAGATCCTCGGGCTCGTCGGGCTCGGCGACAGGGTCCACCACCTCCCGGGGCAGCTCTCCGGGGGGGAGCAGCAGAGGGTCGCCATCGCCCGGGCCCTCGTCCACAGGCCCGCCCTCCTCCTCGCGGACGAGCCCTGCGCGAACCTCGACACGCAGAACTCGAGGGTCATCCTCGACCTCTTCAGGAAACTGAATAGGGAGCTCGGCCAGACGATCGTGATGGTCTCCCACGAGGAGTGGCACAAGCAATACTTTGACAGGACCCTCGAGATGAGGGACGGGCTCATCGAGGGCGAGGAGGAAGGTGGGGCGGCCGGAAAGTGA
- a CDS encoding methyltransferase domain-containing protein, with the protein MAWEVFDAHAGEYDTWFDAHRDEFLAELARVREAVPPGLSPSAEVGAGSGRFAAALGVDLGVEPSRALARMARARGIQVVRGTGEALPLRSSSLALVLLVTVDCFLDDPHRALRECHRALSPGGLLVLAFIERGGPIHERYLHAPGKHRFLSRARFYAREEVLAMVTGAGFRAERVDPRAGFCVLSARRV; encoded by the coding sequence ATGGCGTGGGAAGTCTTCGACGCGCACGCGGGCGAGTACGACACGTGGTTCGACGCGCACCGCGACGAGTTCCTCGCCGAGCTTGCCCGCGTCCGCGAGGCCGTCCCCCCGGGACTCTCCCCCTCGGCCGAGGTGGGGGCAGGGTCGGGGAGGTTTGCCGCGGCGCTCGGTGTGGACCTCGGGGTCGAGCCGTCCCGCGCGCTCGCCCGGATGGCGAGGGCGAGGGGTATCCAGGTGGTGCGGGGGACCGGGGAAGCACTCCCCCTCCGGTCGTCCTCCCTCGCCCTCGTCCTCCTCGTGACGGTCGATTGCTTCCTCGACGACCCCCACCGCGCGCTCCGCGAGTGCCACCGCGCCCTCTCTCCCGGCGGGCTCCTCGTCCTCGCGTTCATCGAGAGGGGCGGGCCGATCCACGAGAGGTACCTCCACGCGCCCGGCAAGCACCGGTTCCTCTCGCGGGCGCGGTTCTACGCAAGGGAGGAGGTCCTCGCGATGGTGACCGGCGCGGGGTTCCGCGCGGAGCGGGTCGACCCTCGGGCAGGATTCTGCGTGCTCTCCGCGCGGAGGGTGTGA
- a CDS encoding cryptochrome/photolyase family protein, whose amino-acid sequence MTVPRAPGGEGSVTLVLPHQLFAGSPALSPGRDVVLVEDPWFFRRLRFCAQKLVFHRASMRAYRDALEGNGYHVKYIDSAAAGTTSDYLRDLARAGVREIHLCDPVERGLAREIAEACSVAGIRAVVHETPMFLCDEEYVHSVFGAMERYSLTPFYIAQRKRLGILVGEDGRPAGGRWTFDVYNREPLPAGTGVPRPWTPRRNAYVGEAIEYVRENFPGAPGDTSGFCWPVTHDDAERWFRDFLSRRLALFGPYQDAISREETFLFHSAASPLLNCGLLSPRHVVEWTLSHAREEDVPLASLEGFVRQVVGWREFVRGVYEVAGERQRAANVLGHSRDIPPSFWTGRTGIDPVDTVVRRVLAHGYCHHIERLMVLGNFMLLCGFSPRSVYEWFSALFIDAYDWVMVPNVFGMSQFADGGLMSTKPYVSGSRYLLRMSDFSRGDWCEVWDALFWRFAWVHRDLLSKNPRFAPLASRAARMPGEVRAALLGRAEEFLATL is encoded by the coding sequence ATGACTGTCCCCCGCGCGCCCGGCGGGGAGGGGTCTGTCACCCTCGTCCTCCCCCACCAGCTCTTCGCCGGGAGCCCCGCGCTCTCCCCGGGAAGGGACGTCGTCCTCGTCGAGGACCCGTGGTTCTTCCGGAGGCTCCGGTTCTGCGCCCAGAAGCTCGTCTTCCACAGGGCGTCGATGCGGGCGTACCGCGACGCGCTCGAGGGGAATGGCTACCACGTGAAGTACATCGATTCTGCCGCCGCGGGGACGACGAGCGACTACCTCCGCGACCTCGCCCGCGCCGGCGTCCGGGAGATCCACCTCTGCGACCCGGTGGAGCGCGGGCTCGCCCGCGAGATCGCGGAGGCATGCAGCGTGGCGGGCATCCGCGCGGTGGTCCACGAGACCCCGATGTTCCTCTGCGACGAGGAGTACGTCCACTCGGTCTTCGGGGCAATGGAGAGGTACTCGCTCACCCCCTTCTACATCGCCCAGAGGAAGCGCCTCGGCATCCTCGTCGGCGAGGACGGGCGGCCCGCGGGGGGACGCTGGACCTTCGATGTCTACAACAGGGAGCCCCTCCCCGCCGGGACAGGGGTGCCGCGGCCGTGGACCCCCCGCCGGAACGCCTACGTCGGGGAGGCGATCGAATACGTCCGCGAGAATTTCCCGGGCGCCCCGGGCGACACCTCGGGTTTCTGCTGGCCGGTCACGCACGACGACGCGGAGCGGTGGTTCCGGGACTTCCTCTCGCGCCGGCTCGCCCTCTTTGGGCCGTACCAGGACGCGATCTCCCGGGAGGAGACCTTCCTCTTCCACTCGGCCGCAAGCCCGCTCCTCAACTGCGGGCTGCTCTCCCCCCGGCACGTGGTCGAGTGGACGCTCTCGCACGCGCGGGAGGAGGACGTCCCCCTCGCCTCGCTCGAAGGGTTCGTCCGGCAGGTCGTCGGGTGGCGCGAGTTCGTCCGGGGGGTGTACGAGGTCGCGGGCGAGAGGCAGCGGGCCGCAAACGTGCTCGGGCACTCGCGGGATATCCCCCCCTCTTTCTGGACCGGCAGAACGGGGATCGACCCCGTCGACACCGTCGTCCGCAGGGTCCTCGCGCACGGTTACTGCCACCACATCGAGCGGCTGATGGTCCTCGGGAACTTCATGCTCCTCTGCGGGTTCTCCCCCCGGTCGGTGTACGAGTGGTTCTCCGCGCTCTTCATCGACGCGTACGACTGGGTGATGGTCCCCAACGTCTTCGGGATGAGCCAGTTTGCCGACGGCGGCCTGATGAGCACGAAGCCCTACGTCTCGGGATCCCGCTACCTCCTCCGGATGAGCGATTTTTCGCGGGGCGACTGGTGCGAGGTCTGGGACGCGCTCTTCTGGCGGTTCGCCTGGGTCCACAGGGACCTCCTCTCGAAAAACCCCCGCTTCGCCCCCCTCGCCTCGCGGGCCGCGCGCATGCCGGGGGAGGTCCGCGCCGCACTCCTCGGGAGGGCGGAGGAGTTCCTCGCCACACTCTGA
- a CDS encoding FtsX-like permease family protein, which yields MLEESKVALFLASRLISRGNKGPLVLTILIIGMVFVNLVFLPSIITGVAVLFNQQSIDYSYGNIVIEPRKDEVYITGVAELKRKLERIPGVTGVSPRYVTGATIVYKGNRITPALYAVDPADEQKVLKIGTKVQRGEYLSGGDSGQIVLGYRIAGTGNERDATPSLGGVDVGKVVEVTFPNGETRPFRVKGIVRSGSFSADSAAFVTREDYEEILGIADRAHQVLVRTAETGREEEMRTTLLSYGVREKIWTWEEKSAGFLNQIVGSFAIINFIGTVVSLVIAVVVIFIVVFINTVYRRRQIGILKAIGIDRGIIIKSYIFQALFIFAAGSLCGSGFLLLILRVLESNPIVFPGGPVAPVVDAALVARSLASLFAVSLVAGYVPAWMTTREEILSAIRG from the coding sequence ATGCTTGAAGAATCGAAGGTTGCCCTCTTCCTCGCCTCGCGGCTGATCTCCCGCGGGAACAAGGGGCCGCTCGTCCTGACCATCCTGATCATCGGGATGGTCTTCGTGAACCTCGTCTTCCTCCCCTCCATCATCACGGGGGTCGCGGTCCTCTTCAACCAGCAGAGCATCGACTACAGTTACGGCAATATCGTGATCGAGCCGAGGAAGGACGAGGTGTACATCACCGGCGTTGCCGAGCTCAAGAGGAAACTCGAGCGGATACCCGGGGTCACGGGGGTCTCCCCGCGGTACGTGACGGGTGCGACAATCGTGTACAAGGGCAACAGGATCACGCCCGCCCTCTACGCGGTCGACCCCGCCGACGAGCAGAAGGTCCTGAAGATCGGGACGAAGGTCCAGAGAGGGGAGTACCTCTCGGGCGGGGACTCGGGCCAGATCGTCCTCGGCTACAGGATCGCGGGGACCGGGAACGAGCGCGACGCGACCCCCTCCCTCGGCGGCGTGGACGTCGGGAAGGTGGTCGAGGTGACGTTCCCGAACGGCGAGACACGCCCGTTCCGCGTGAAGGGGATCGTGCGGTCCGGCTCGTTCAGCGCGGACTCCGCGGCCTTCGTCACGAGGGAGGACTACGAGGAGATCCTCGGGATCGCGGACCGGGCCCACCAGGTCCTCGTCCGGACGGCGGAGACGGGGAGGGAGGAAGAGATGCGCACGACCCTCCTCTCCTACGGCGTGCGCGAGAAGATATGGACGTGGGAGGAGAAGTCGGCGGGATTCCTCAACCAGATCGTGGGGAGCTTTGCGATCATCAACTTCATCGGGACGGTCGTGAGCCTCGTCATCGCGGTCGTGGTCATCTTCATCGTGGTCTTCATCAACACCGTGTACCGGCGGAGGCAGATAGGGATCCTGAAGGCAATCGGCATCGACCGCGGGATCATCATCAAGTCGTACATCTTCCAGGCGCTCTTCATCTTCGCGGCGGGGTCGCTCTGCGGGTCCGGGTTCCTCCTCCTCATCCTCAGGGTCCTCGAGTCGAACCCCATCGTCTTCCCCGGGGGACCGGTCGCGCCGGTCGTGGACGCCGCCCTCGTCGCGCGGTCGCTCGCGAGCCTCTTCGCCGTCTCGCTCGTCGCGGGGTACGTCCCGGCGTGGATGACGACGCGGGAGGAGATCCTCTCCGCGATCAGGGGTTGA